A single Mercenaria mercenaria strain notata chromosome 9, MADL_Memer_1, whole genome shotgun sequence DNA region contains:
- the LOC128559464 gene encoding E3 ubiquitin-protein ligase KCMF1-like isoform X1 — translation MSRHEGVSCDSCLKSNFRGKRYKCLICYDYDLCATCYEAGATTTRHTTDHPVQCIITRSDFDIFYGGEALTAEQPQAFSCPYCSKMGFTEALLQEHVTAEHADTSVEVVCPICASLPGGDPNHVTDDFAAHLTLEHRAPREFEEPTGIRHVRRIPHPGRGVSGARTRRATNMHFSSGGTTLTGLSPSGREAMDPIAELLSQLSSVRSRAAAAQSVTSQLQQLEMQLQTTSVPLIFRQQLERTPRRQAEAAKTAAAAGVTANAESQGATGGGNNNNSSSNSLYLLSRCTEPVIDESSTEIQQERSNRSLFVQELLLSTLTEHLQINDNTLENIDKLTETLAFTSLSEESEKENVKSDSPVPLEGAGAVAKEIAVVTTKNTTEALSQSNGGATGVGSKTIGTKTVDKVGTKQKATSSFTPHNGKGASGSQSNRGVRQSSLHYQSQGERERHSQALHSMRQGAMMQNAVDLSNNLSLNARGGSGYDTADNPQPLPGRPGSAGRDRDGRMNPPTAKRNMVKHLPATKASDREPPPH, via the exons ATGTCCCGTCATGAGG GTGTAAGCTGTGATTCCTGTTTGAAAAGTAATTTCCGCGGGAAGCGATACAAATGTTTGATATGTTATGACTATGACTTGTGTGCAACATGTTACGAGGCTGGAGCTACTACAACACGTCACACAACAGATCATCCTGTACAGTGTATCATCACTAGATCAGATTTCG ATATATTTTATGGTGGTGAGGCTTTAACTGCTGAGCAGCCCCAGGCTTTTTCTTGTCCATATTGCTCCAAAATGGGATTTACAGAGGCTTTGTTACAAGAACATGTGACCGCAGAACACGCTGATACGTCAGTTGAAGTG GTTTGTCCAATATGTGCATCATTACCTGGTGGTGACCCTAATCATGTTACAGATGACTTCGCTGCTCATCTAACGTTAGAGCATAGAGCACCTAGAGAATTC GAGGAACCTACTGGTATTCGTCATGTGAGAAGAATTCCACATCCAGGTCGAGGTGTGAGTGGTGCACGTACACGCCGTGCAACAAATATGCACTTTTCGTCCGGTGGCACTACGTTAACTGGGTTGTCTCCCAGTGGACGGGAGGCAATGGACCCTATAGCAGAGTTATTATCCCAACTTTCGAGTGTTCGGAGCAGGGCTGCAGCGGCTCAGAGCGTCACATCACAATTACAACAGCTTGAAATGCAACTACAGACAACCAG TGTTCCGTtgattttcaggcaacagttggAGCGTACTCCACGGAGGCAGGCAGAAGCGGCCAAAACAGCAGCAGCTGCTGGGGTAACAGCTAACGCGGAGAGCCAGGGTGCTACAGGAGGTGGAAACAATAACAACTCTAGTTCAAATTCCTTGTATCTACTTTCAAG ATGTACAGAGCCTGTGATAGATGAAAGTTCTACAGAAATACAACAAGAACGATCCAACCGTAGCTTGTTCGTTCAGGAGCTCTTACTGTCAACTCTAACGGAACACTtacaaatcaatgataatacGTTAGAAAATATTGATAAACTGACAGAAACATTAGCGTTTACATCATTAtcagaagaaagtgaaaaagaaaatgttaagagTGATTCCCCTGTCCCTTTGGAAGGGGCTGGGGCTGTTGCAAAAGAAATTGCAGTGGTCACAACAAAAAATACGACGGAAGCCCTTAGTCAAAGCAACGGGGGTGCGACGGGTGTTGGTAGTAAAACTATAGGAACTAAGACCGTAGATAAAGTTGGGACTAAACAAAAAGCCACAAGCAGTTTTACACCTCATAACGGTAAGGGAGCATCGGGGAGTCAGTCAAATCGAGGGGTAAGACAGAGCTCTCTCCATTACCAAAGCCAGGGGGAACGGGAACGCCACAGTCAAGCCTTGCACAGTATGCGGCAAGGTGCGATGATGCAGAATGCCGTAgatttgtcaaataatttatcattaaatgcTAGGGGAGGATCTGGGTATGATACAGCGGACAACCCACAGCCATTACCAGGGAGGCCTGGGTCTGCTGGGCGGGATAGAGATGGGCGTATGAATCCGCCTACTGCAAAGCGAAATATGGTGAAGCATTTACCAGCTACAAAAGCATCAGACCGGGAACCACCACCTCACtga
- the LOC128559464 gene encoding E3 ubiquitin-protein ligase KCMF1-like isoform X2: protein MSRHEGVSCDSCLKSNFRGKRYKCLICYDYDLCATCYEAGATTTRHTTDHPVQCIITRSDFDIFYGGEALTAEQPQAFSCPYCSKMGFTEALLQEHVTAEHADTSVEVVCPICASLPGGDPNHVTDDFAAHLTLEHRAPREFEEPTGIRHVRRIPHPGRGVSGARTRRATNMHFSSGGTTLTGLSPSGREAMDPIAELLSQLSSVRSRAAAAQSVTSQLQQLEMQLQTTRQQLERTPRRQAEAAKTAAAAGVTANAESQGATGGGNNNNSSSNSLYLLSRCTEPVIDESSTEIQQERSNRSLFVQELLLSTLTEHLQINDNTLENIDKLTETLAFTSLSEESEKENVKSDSPVPLEGAGAVAKEIAVVTTKNTTEALSQSNGGATGVGSKTIGTKTVDKVGTKQKATSSFTPHNGKGASGSQSNRGVRQSSLHYQSQGERERHSQALHSMRQGAMMQNAVDLSNNLSLNARGGSGYDTADNPQPLPGRPGSAGRDRDGRMNPPTAKRNMVKHLPATKASDREPPPH from the exons ATGTCCCGTCATGAGG GTGTAAGCTGTGATTCCTGTTTGAAAAGTAATTTCCGCGGGAAGCGATACAAATGTTTGATATGTTATGACTATGACTTGTGTGCAACATGTTACGAGGCTGGAGCTACTACAACACGTCACACAACAGATCATCCTGTACAGTGTATCATCACTAGATCAGATTTCG ATATATTTTATGGTGGTGAGGCTTTAACTGCTGAGCAGCCCCAGGCTTTTTCTTGTCCATATTGCTCCAAAATGGGATTTACAGAGGCTTTGTTACAAGAACATGTGACCGCAGAACACGCTGATACGTCAGTTGAAGTG GTTTGTCCAATATGTGCATCATTACCTGGTGGTGACCCTAATCATGTTACAGATGACTTCGCTGCTCATCTAACGTTAGAGCATAGAGCACCTAGAGAATTC GAGGAACCTACTGGTATTCGTCATGTGAGAAGAATTCCACATCCAGGTCGAGGTGTGAGTGGTGCACGTACACGCCGTGCAACAAATATGCACTTTTCGTCCGGTGGCACTACGTTAACTGGGTTGTCTCCCAGTGGACGGGAGGCAATGGACCCTATAGCAGAGTTATTATCCCAACTTTCGAGTGTTCGGAGCAGGGCTGCAGCGGCTCAGAGCGTCACATCACAATTACAACAGCTTGAAATGCAACTACAGACAACCAG gcaacagttggAGCGTACTCCACGGAGGCAGGCAGAAGCGGCCAAAACAGCAGCAGCTGCTGGGGTAACAGCTAACGCGGAGAGCCAGGGTGCTACAGGAGGTGGAAACAATAACAACTCTAGTTCAAATTCCTTGTATCTACTTTCAAG ATGTACAGAGCCTGTGATAGATGAAAGTTCTACAGAAATACAACAAGAACGATCCAACCGTAGCTTGTTCGTTCAGGAGCTCTTACTGTCAACTCTAACGGAACACTtacaaatcaatgataatacGTTAGAAAATATTGATAAACTGACAGAAACATTAGCGTTTACATCATTAtcagaagaaagtgaaaaagaaaatgttaagagTGATTCCCCTGTCCCTTTGGAAGGGGCTGGGGCTGTTGCAAAAGAAATTGCAGTGGTCACAACAAAAAATACGACGGAAGCCCTTAGTCAAAGCAACGGGGGTGCGACGGGTGTTGGTAGTAAAACTATAGGAACTAAGACCGTAGATAAAGTTGGGACTAAACAAAAAGCCACAAGCAGTTTTACACCTCATAACGGTAAGGGAGCATCGGGGAGTCAGTCAAATCGAGGGGTAAGACAGAGCTCTCTCCATTACCAAAGCCAGGGGGAACGGGAACGCCACAGTCAAGCCTTGCACAGTATGCGGCAAGGTGCGATGATGCAGAATGCCGTAgatttgtcaaataatttatcattaaatgcTAGGGGAGGATCTGGGTATGATACAGCGGACAACCCACAGCCATTACCAGGGAGGCCTGGGTCTGCTGGGCGGGATAGAGATGGGCGTATGAATCCGCCTACTGCAAAGCGAAATATGGTGAAGCATTTACCAGCTACAAAAGCATCAGACCGGGAACCACCACCTCACtga